The Candidatus Mycolicibacterium alkanivorans genome contains a region encoding:
- a CDS encoding mechanosensitive ion channel domain-containing protein: protein MTALLDSSWFYWAIGVAVGLPVGLILLTEWQHVLVRRQSILARPVSLLRNYLLPLAALLLLLVKATEVSAEATSVRVVATVFGFVVLVMLLSGLNATVFQGAPEGSWRRRLPTIFIDVARFVLIALGLAMIFSYIWGANVGGLFTALGISTVVLGLALQNSVGQIISGLLLLFEQPFQIGDWLDTPTARGRVVEVNWRATHIDTGSGMQVMPNSVLAGASFTNLSQPAGAHKILITTTFSLVDPPDVVCAMLNRLANMLPYRKSDVAPVSVAVGGSEYRTTVALQSPADDAAARSMFLRWTWYAARREALHLDGAVDEFSTRDRVEKALRAVAPKLRLVHTDLQELAAYATVARFGADEILQHSGEVPTAMAFLVAGRVRITATVDDGSLISVGTLEEGAFLGQTALTRQPVLAGAYALDEVTVLQIDRAHMEELVLRKPVLLQEIGRAIEDRRANVLRVLAMAGD, encoded by the coding sequence ATGACGGCCCTGTTGGACTCCTCGTGGTTCTACTGGGCGATCGGGGTCGCCGTTGGCCTGCCGGTCGGGCTGATTCTGCTTACCGAGTGGCAGCACGTGCTGGTCCGCAGGCAGAGCATCCTGGCCAGGCCGGTCAGCCTCCTGCGCAACTATCTGCTTCCGCTGGCTGCATTGCTGTTGTTGCTGGTCAAGGCCACCGAGGTGTCGGCCGAGGCCACCTCGGTGCGCGTGGTGGCCACCGTGTTCGGCTTCGTCGTGCTGGTGATGCTGCTGTCAGGGCTGAACGCGACGGTCTTCCAAGGCGCGCCCGAGGGCAGTTGGCGCAGACGGTTGCCGACCATCTTCATCGACGTGGCCCGCTTCGTGCTGATCGCGCTCGGCCTGGCGATGATCTTCTCCTATATCTGGGGCGCCAATGTCGGAGGTCTGTTCACTGCGCTGGGAATCAGCACCGTTGTTCTGGGCCTGGCGTTGCAGAACTCCGTCGGCCAGATCATCTCCGGCCTGCTGTTGCTGTTCGAGCAGCCGTTCCAGATCGGCGACTGGCTCGACACCCCGACGGCGCGGGGCCGGGTGGTCGAGGTCAACTGGCGGGCCACCCATATCGACACCGGCAGTGGCATGCAGGTCATGCCCAACTCGGTGCTGGCCGGCGCGTCCTTCACCAACCTGAGCCAGCCTGCCGGGGCGCACAAGATCTTGATCACCACGACGTTCTCACTGGTTGATCCGCCCGACGTTGTGTGCGCGATGCTCAACCGGCTAGCCAACATGCTGCCGTACCGCAAGTCCGACGTGGCGCCAGTGAGCGTCGCAGTCGGCGGCAGCGAGTACCGCACCACCGTCGCGCTGCAGTCCCCCGCCGACGACGCCGCCGCGCGGTCCATGTTCCTGCGCTGGACGTGGTACGCGGCCCGGCGCGAAGCCCTGCACCTGGACGGGGCCGTGGACGAGTTCTCCACCCGGGACCGTGTCGAGAAGGCGCTGCGCGCCGTCGCACCCAAGCTGCGGCTTGTCCACACCGACCTACAAGAGCTGGCCGCGTATGCCACGGTCGCCCGCTTCGGCGCCGACGAGATCCTTCAGCATTCGGGCGAAGTGCCCACGGCCATGGCCTTCCTCGTTGCAGGTCGGGTGCGCATAACAGCGACGGTTGACGACGGATCACTGATCTCAGTCGGCACGCTGGAGGAAGGGGCGTTCCTCGGCCAGACCGCGCTGACGCGGCAGCCCGTACTGGCCGGGGCGTATGCCCTCGACGAGGTCACCGTGCTGCAAATCGACCGCGCGCACATGGAAGAGCTGGTACTGCGCAAGCCCGTGCTGCTGCAGGAGATCGGCCGCGCCATCGAAGATCGGCGGGCCAACGTCCTGCGGGTATTGGCTATGGCCGGCGATTAG
- a CDS encoding transposase has translation MTISIDQSANAPQAARVGGEFFAVPAVGPQTRYEALRAYLLDGEPAAAVAERFGYTTAGLHSAVADFRAGAKNFFLDARPGPKTAPGKDAARTRIIALRAQGYSIDEIAAELAAEGIGLNRTGISEVINEAGLPRIWRRPDAARGGPRRQDLPRARALAADDYAQLPTDAPTRMAGLLLVLPDLLAVDLPALVTAAGYPGTRDIPAINYLLALLAVKLTGTRRVSHVHDLAADPGAALFTGLTALPKTTALTTYSYRLQHAKQKKFLTALDKASVAAGLATGEVLNLDFHAVMHWGEDAALEKHYVPSRSQRTRSVLTFFAEDADSHALLYANADLVKATQNNEVLDFAEHWKTVTGTHPALLVMDSKVTTQTQLGELTQRGIGFITLRARTPKLTAHLHALPTSAWTKLTVARAGGRTRRVQMIEDPAARLSTYPGTLRQLAVAGLGHDEPTILITNQHSMPAKQVIETYSRRMNIEQRLAEAIRSFHLDSLTGAVPLNIDLDVVLTVLAHTLCAALRRRIPGYATATPDTLQRRFLSTGGHILNHGNQIVVRLDRRTYSPVLRQANLPTTSVPWLGGRTVRYEFA, from the coding sequence TTGACTATCAGTATCGACCAGTCAGCGAATGCCCCGCAAGCAGCCCGGGTGGGTGGCGAGTTCTTCGCCGTCCCCGCCGTGGGCCCGCAGACCCGCTACGAGGCATTGCGGGCCTATCTGCTCGACGGTGAACCCGCCGCGGCCGTAGCCGAGCGGTTCGGCTACACCACCGCCGGGCTGCACTCGGCGGTGGCCGACTTCCGCGCCGGGGCGAAGAACTTCTTCCTCGATGCCCGTCCCGGCCCCAAGACCGCACCCGGCAAAGACGCCGCCCGGACCCGGATCATCGCCCTGCGCGCGCAGGGGTACTCCATCGATGAGATCGCCGCCGAGCTGGCCGCCGAGGGCATCGGGTTGAACCGCACCGGGATCAGCGAGGTCATCAACGAGGCCGGCCTACCCCGGATCTGGCGCCGGCCCGACGCCGCCCGCGGCGGCCCCCGGCGCCAAGACCTGCCCCGGGCCCGCGCACTGGCCGCCGACGACTACGCCCAGCTGCCCACCGACGCGCCCACCCGGATGGCCGGGCTGCTGCTCGTGCTGCCCGACCTGCTCGCCGTGGACCTGCCCGCACTGGTCACCGCCGCCGGCTACCCCGGCACCCGCGACATCCCCGCGATCAACTACCTGCTCGCTCTGCTGGCGGTCAAGCTCACCGGCACCCGCCGTGTCTCCCACGTGCACGATCTGGCCGCCGACCCCGGCGCCGCGCTGTTCACCGGGCTCACCGCCCTGCCCAAGACGACCGCGCTGACCACGTACTCCTACCGCCTGCAACACGCCAAGCAGAAGAAGTTCCTGACCGCGTTGGACAAGGCTTCCGTCGCCGCGGGCCTGGCCACCGGCGAGGTGCTGAACCTGGACTTCCATGCCGTCATGCACTGGGGTGAGGACGCCGCGCTGGAAAAACACTACGTGCCCTCACGCTCGCAACGCACCCGCAGCGTGTTGACCTTCTTCGCCGAAGACGCCGACTCCCACGCCCTGCTCTACGCCAACGCCGACCTCGTCAAAGCCACCCAGAACAACGAGGTCCTCGACTTCGCCGAGCACTGGAAAACCGTCACCGGCACCCACCCCGCCCTGCTCGTCATGGACTCCAAGGTCACCACCCAAACCCAGCTCGGCGAACTGACCCAGCGCGGCATCGGCTTCATCACCCTGCGCGCCCGCACCCCCAAACTCACCGCCCACCTGCACGCGCTACCCACCAGCGCCTGGACGAAGCTGACCGTGGCCCGCGCCGGCGGCCGAACCCGCCGCGTCCAGATGATCGAAGACCCCGCCGCGCGACTATCGACCTACCCCGGCACGCTGCGTCAACTCGCCGTCGCCGGCCTGGGCCACGACGAGCCCACCATCCTGATCACCAACCAGCACTCGATGCCCGCCAAACAGGTCATCGAGACCTACTCCCGCAGAATGAACATCGAGCAACGCCTCGCCGAAGCGATCCGCTCCTTCCACCTGGACTCCCTCACCGGAGCCGTCCCCCTCAACATCGACCTCGACGTCGTGCTCACCGTCCTTGCCCACACCCTTTGCGCCGCCCTGCGCCGCCGCATCCCCGGCTACGCAACCGCCACCCCCGACACCCTGCAACGCCGGTTCCTGTCCACCGGCGGGCACATCCTCAACCACGGCAACCAGATCGTGGTCCGCCTCGACCGGCGCACCTACTCACCCGTACTGCGCCAAGCCAACCTGCCCACCACCTCCGTCCCCTGGCTCGGCGGCCGCACCGTGCGCTACGAGTTCGCATGA
- a CDS encoding adenylate/guanylate cyclase domain-containing protein, translated as MPETEPAARRARGRLRRGLLSRVSIKSKLIVMLLVSSIVSAAVVGLIGYESGRTSLRASVFDRLTQVRDSQSRQMQDKINDLRNSLIMYTRGSTTIDALGAFTAGFDQLATASINPAQQQQVADRYNQFAKNTEQKTGKRLDPLALLPDSNAQKYLQAYYSAPVGSANNAIDLDDARDGSAWTAANTRYNDFFREIVDRFGFIDALLLDGRGNVVYSADKGVDLGTNLLTGPYRENNLRGAYEQTMASNAVDFAAVTDFQRYQPAGDAPTAWMVAPVGVHGRVDGALALQFPITGLNRLMTVDKQWQSTGLGTTGETYLAGPDDLMRSDSRLFLQNAEQYKRDAVEAGTPPDVVDEAVRLGGTMLVQPVATDALHYAQRGQSGTLITSDYLGHQTLQAYAPVTLPNTDLHWSIIAKIDTSEAFAPESSFTRTLVLTSTALVFVVCIAAMLLAQLFVRPIRRLEAGAQRISRGDYAVSVPVESRDEIGDLTAAFNEMSRNLGIKEQLLAEQRKENDRLLLSLMPEQVVQRYREGEQTIAQDHQDVTVIFADIVGLDELSDELPSEESLAIFNELLRQFDATAEGLGVERVRTLRNGYLASCGLNVPRLDNVRRTVDFALGMQRIIDRFNGETGRRLDIRAGIDTGTVTSGLVGRSTIVYDMWGAAVNLAYQVQSGSPKPGIYVTADVYEIMRDSRHFARVGVITVDGAEEPIWRLSERQS; from the coding sequence ATGCCGGAGACAGAACCCGCTGCTCGACGTGCGCGCGGCCGGTTGCGACGCGGGCTCCTGTCGCGGGTCAGCATCAAATCCAAGCTGATCGTCATGCTGCTGGTCTCCAGCATCGTGTCGGCGGCCGTGGTGGGGTTAATCGGTTACGAGTCGGGCCGCACTTCGCTGCGGGCATCTGTGTTCGACCGGCTGACCCAGGTGCGGGATTCGCAGAGCCGGCAAATGCAGGACAAGATCAACGACCTAAGGAATTCGCTGATCATGTATACCCGCGGGTCGACAACCATCGATGCGCTGGGAGCGTTCACCGCCGGCTTCGACCAGCTCGCCACGGCGAGCATCAACCCGGCGCAACAGCAACAGGTCGCCGACCGCTACAACCAGTTCGCCAAGAACACCGAACAGAAGACCGGCAAACGGCTCGATCCGCTCGCGTTGTTACCGGACTCCAACGCCCAGAAATACCTGCAGGCCTACTACAGTGCGCCGGTCGGCTCCGCCAACAACGCGATCGACCTCGACGATGCCCGGGACGGCAGCGCATGGACCGCGGCCAACACCCGCTACAACGACTTCTTCCGCGAGATCGTCGACCGGTTCGGCTTCATCGACGCGCTGCTGCTCGACGGTCGCGGCAACGTGGTGTATTCCGCCGACAAGGGCGTCGACCTGGGCACTAACCTCCTGACCGGGCCGTATCGGGAGAACAACCTGCGTGGCGCCTACGAACAGACCATGGCGTCGAACGCGGTGGACTTCGCGGCGGTCACCGACTTCCAGCGCTACCAGCCGGCCGGGGATGCCCCAACGGCCTGGATGGTGGCGCCGGTGGGGGTGCACGGGCGCGTCGACGGCGCACTGGCCCTGCAGTTCCCAATCACCGGACTGAACCGGTTGATGACCGTCGACAAGCAGTGGCAGTCGACCGGCCTAGGTACGACCGGTGAAACCTATTTGGCCGGGCCTGACGATCTGATGCGGTCCGATTCTCGGCTGTTCCTGCAGAACGCGGAGCAATATAAACGCGACGCCGTCGAAGCGGGCACCCCACCCGACGTGGTCGACGAGGCGGTCCGGTTGGGCGGCACCATGCTGGTGCAACCCGTCGCCACGGACGCCCTGCACTACGCTCAGCGAGGGCAGAGCGGCACGCTGATCACCTCGGATTATCTCGGACACCAGACGCTGCAGGCCTATGCCCCGGTCACGCTGCCCAACACCGACCTGCACTGGTCGATCATCGCCAAGATCGACACCTCCGAGGCGTTCGCGCCGGAGTCGTCGTTCACCCGCACCCTGGTGCTCACTTCGACCGCGCTTGTGTTCGTGGTCTGCATCGCGGCCATGCTGCTCGCCCAGCTGTTCGTGCGGCCGATCCGCAGGCTGGAGGCCGGTGCCCAGCGCATCAGCCGCGGAGACTACGCCGTTTCGGTACCGGTCGAGTCGCGGGACGAGATCGGCGATCTGACGGCGGCCTTCAACGAGATGAGCCGCAATCTCGGCATCAAGGAGCAGTTGCTCGCCGAGCAGCGCAAAGAGAACGATCGGCTGCTGCTGTCTTTGATGCCCGAGCAGGTGGTGCAGCGCTACCGGGAGGGCGAGCAGACCATCGCGCAGGATCACCAGGACGTCACGGTGATCTTTGCCGACATCGTCGGCCTGGACGAACTGTCCGACGAGCTGCCGTCGGAGGAATCGCTGGCGATCTTCAACGAACTGCTGCGACAGTTCGACGCAACGGCAGAGGGCCTGGGCGTAGAGCGGGTGAGGACCCTGCGCAACGGCTACCTGGCCAGCTGCGGGCTGAATGTGCCGCGGCTGGACAACGTCCGGCGCACGGTGGACTTCGCCCTGGGGATGCAGCGCATCATCGACCGGTTCAACGGGGAGACCGGCCGCCGCCTCGACATCAGGGCGGGCATCGACACCGGCACCGTGACCAGTGGGCTGGTCGGCCGGTCGACCATTGTCTATGACATGTGGGGTGCCGCGGTCAACCTGGCCTACCAGGTGCAGAGCGGTTCCCCGAAGCCGGGCATCTACGTGACGGCGGATGTGTACGAGATCATGCGTGACTCGCGGCATTTCGCCCGGGTCGGCGTGATCACCGTCGACGGGGCCGAGGAGCCGATCTGGCGACTGTCGGAGCGTCAGTCATGA
- a CDS encoding RES domain-containing protein: MAKTPPPQDLTCPDPDGCTVAPDLPPLRTVSLAKGTTWYRVYDATWGYDEHNPGYGDARFSPINDPKTTQRLPSLYLAATPTAALLETVFHDVHQSSDRIVYERDLRGKLLAHVRVPAIAALADLRDAQLRRLDLPREAVVSSAAEHYPCTRRLAVSALGRSKRLHGFIWHSRQSELAHREPAEVVVLYGEPRYSSQRGSWKLFGPGASSLYDGPGRLLAEEVAESLDAVIERED; encoded by the coding sequence TTGGCCAAGACGCCGCCGCCGCAGGACCTCACCTGCCCCGACCCCGACGGCTGCACGGTAGCACCGGACCTGCCCCCGCTGCGGACAGTGTCGCTGGCGAAGGGAACGACATGGTATCGCGTCTACGACGCGACCTGGGGCTACGACGAGCACAACCCCGGCTACGGTGACGCCCGGTTCTCCCCGATCAACGATCCGAAGACCACGCAGCGCCTGCCCAGCCTCTACCTGGCCGCGACACCGACCGCGGCGCTGCTGGAGACGGTGTTCCACGACGTGCACCAGAGCAGCGACCGCATCGTCTACGAGCGCGACCTGCGCGGCAAACTGCTTGCCCACGTTCGGGTTCCCGCGATCGCCGCGCTGGCCGATCTGCGAGACGCGCAGCTACGGCGGCTCGACTTGCCCAGGGAGGCCGTCGTCTCCTCCGCCGCCGAGCACTACCCCTGCACCCGCAGGCTGGCGGTGTCCGCACTCGGCCGCAGCAAGCGGCTGCACGGCTTCATCTGGCATTCCCGGCAATCCGAACTCGCCCACCGCGAACCGGCCGAGGTGGTCGTGCTCTACGGGGAGCCGCGGTACTCCTCGCAGCGCGGCAGCTGGAAGCTGTTCGGCCCCGGAGCCTCGTCGCTCTACGATGGTCCCGGGCGACTCCTCGCCGAGGAGGTCGCCGAGAGCCTCGACGCCGTCATCGAACGCGAAGATTAG